In Helicobacter mastomyrinus, a single genomic region encodes these proteins:
- the ureB gene encoding urease subunit beta codes for MKKISRKEYASMYGPTTGDRIRLADTHLLAEIEKDYTLYGEEIKFGGGKTIRDGMAQCASDYPNMLDLVITNVVVIDYTGIYKADIGIREGKIVGIGKAGNPDTQDGVGENMIVGTNIEVVAGEGLILTAGGVDTHIHFISPTQIPTALYSGVTTMIGGGVGPAAGTNATTCTNGEVNIKSMLKAAESYTMNLGFLGKGNSSSESALSKQIQAGAIGLKIHEDWGSTPAAINHALNVAERYDVQVAIHTDTLNESGFVEDTLKAIAGRTIHTFHTEGAGGGHAPDIIKAAGEANVLPASTNPTLPFTKNTLDEHLDMLMVCHHLDKNIKEDVAFADSRIRPESIAAEDVLHDMGVFSITSSDSQAMGRVGEVIIRTWQVADKCKNEFGSLKEEQGENDNFRIKRYIAKYTINPAIASGIADYVGSVEVGKFADLVLYKPAFFGVKPEMIIKNGMIVAAKIGDANASIPTPQPVVYAKMFGAEGKAKYDTSITFVSQAAYDLKIQETLGLQKRILPVKNCRKIGKKDMKHNDIITHIEVNPQTYEVKINNQTITSKSVDKVPLGQLYSLF; via the coding sequence ATGAAAAAAATTTCAAGAAAAGAATATGCTTCGATGTATGGTCCTACAACCGGGGATAGAATAAGGTTAGCAGATACACATTTGCTTGCAGAAATTGAGAAAGATTATACCCTCTATGGAGAGGAGATTAAATTTGGCGGGGGCAAGACAATACGTGATGGTATGGCACAATGTGCGAGTGATTATCCAAATATGCTTGATTTAGTGATTACAAATGTAGTTGTTATTGACTATACAGGTATTTATAAAGCTGATATTGGTATAAGAGAAGGCAAAATCGTAGGTATTGGCAAAGCCGGGAATCCAGATACGCAAGATGGTGTAGGGGAAAATATGATTGTTGGGACTAATATTGAAGTTGTGGCAGGAGAAGGGCTTATACTCACTGCTGGAGGCGTTGATACGCATATTCACTTTATCTCTCCTACACAGATTCCAACTGCCCTTTATAGCGGGGTTACTACAATGATAGGAGGAGGGGTAGGACCAGCTGCTGGGACAAATGCTACAACCTGCACAAATGGAGAGGTGAATATAAAAAGTATGCTTAAAGCCGCTGAATCCTATACAATGAATCTTGGCTTTTTGGGTAAAGGAAATAGCTCAAGTGAAAGTGCCCTAAGCAAACAAATACAAGCTGGTGCCATAGGCTTAAAAATACACGAGGATTGGGGTTCCACTCCTGCTGCAATCAATCACGCCTTAAATGTAGCAGAACGTTACGATGTGCAAGTAGCCATACATACAGATACGCTTAATGAAAGCGGCTTTGTTGAAGATACACTTAAAGCCATAGCTGGTAGAACGATTCATACTTTCCACACAGAAGGAGCAGGAGGCGGACACGCTCCAGATATTATTAAGGCCGCAGGAGAGGCAAATGTCCTCCCTGCCTCCACAAACCCAACGCTTCCATTTACTAAAAATACACTTGATGAACATTTAGATATGCTTATGGTATGCCATCATTTAGATAAAAATATCAAAGAAGATGTAGCCTTTGCAGATAGTAGGATTAGACCTGAAAGTATTGCCGCAGAAGATGTGCTACACGATATGGGGGTGTTTTCTATCACAAGTTCGGATTCCCAAGCAATGGGACGGGTAGGAGAGGTTATCATAAGGACATGGCAAGTCGCAGATAAATGCAAAAATGAATTTGGAAGCCTTAAGGAAGAGCAAGGCGAAAATGATAATTTTAGAATCAAAAGATACATTGCAAAATACACCATAAACCCAGCTATTGCATCAGGCATTGCTGATTATGTAGGCTCTGTTGAGGTGGGTAAATTTGCTGATTTGGTGCTTTATAAACCTGCATTTTTTGGTGTAAAGCCTGAAATGATTATCAAAAATGGAATGATTGTAGCGGCAAAAATTGGCGATGCAAATGCTTCTATCCCCACTCCTCAGCCTGTAGTGTATGCAAAGATGTTTGGGGCAGAAGGAAAGGCAAAATATGATACAAGCATCACCTTTGTTTCACAAGCTGCTTATGACTTAAAGATTCAAGAAACATTAGGCTTGCAAAAAAGAATTCTGCCTGTCAAAAACTGCCGTAAAATCGGTAAAAAAGATATGAAGCATAATGATATTATCACGCATATAGAAGTCAATCCTCAAACCTATGAAGTAAAAATCAATAATCAAACAATCACCTCAAAAAGTGTAGATAAAGTCCCTCTAGGACAACTTTATAGCTTATTTTAG
- a CDS encoding urease accessory protein UreF, with protein sequence MNFLLLQINDSLFPIGGYTHSFGLESYVQLGTIKNQKDAREYLISYLHTQFLYTDMLGIKLALESKNVEKILELESFLYAASAAEESRNAMQKIGIRFIKTLQITQEGQKELFLNYAKMSNYFLYPICYGVFCKSHHFKPKDCIKHYIYTQISSTLTNCVKLIPLAQGEGQKILMSLHKEFDMAYTQLETLGEADFCAISPHQEIKAMQHENLYSRLYMS encoded by the coding sequence ATGAACTTTTTACTTTTGCAAATCAACGACTCACTTTTCCCCATAGGAGGTTATACGCATTCTTTTGGGTTAGAAAGCTATGTGCAATTAGGCACTATAAAGAATCAAAAAGACGCTAGAGAATATCTCATATCTTATTTACACACACAATTTTTATATACAGATATGCTAGGTATTAAACTTGCTTTAGAATCTAAAAATGTAGAGAAAATCCTTGAGCTAGAATCCTTCTTATACGCAGCAAGTGCCGCAGAGGAATCAAGAAATGCTATGCAAAAAATAGGCATAAGATTCATAAAAACACTGCAAATAACACAAGAAGGGCAAAAGGAGCTTTTTTTAAACTATGCCAAGATGAGTAATTATTTCTTATATCCTATATGCTATGGCGTCTTTTGCAAATCACATCATTTTAAACCCAAAGATTGCATAAAGCACTACATATACACCCAAATATCAAGCACCCTTACAAATTGTGTGAAGCTTATCCCCCTAGCCCAAGGTGAAGGGCAAAAGATTCTTATGAGTTTGCATAAAGAATTTGATATGGCATATACACAGTTAGAAACTTTAGGGGAAGCAGATTTTTGCGCTATAAGCCCTCATCAGGAAATCAAGGCTATGCAGCACGAGAATCTCTACTCAAGATTATATATGTCTTAA
- the pseB gene encoding UDP-N-acetylglucosamine 4,6-dehydratase (inverting), producing MVDSKTILITGGTGSFGKKCVEILLKQHNPKKIIVYSRDELKQYEMAQMFNDKRMRYFIGDVRDLSRLEVALSGVDICIHAAALKHVPIAEYNPMECIKTNIDGASNVISACLSNNVKHIIALSTDKAANPINLYGATKLCSDKLFITANNIKGSKDSKFSVVRYGNVVGSRGSVIPFFQKLIKDGATELPITDERMSRFFITLESGVNFVLESLERMHGGEIFIPKIPSIKITQLAKTLAPHLPHKIIGIRPGEKLHEVMVPRDDSHLCVEFDRFFIIMPTINFQTPINYHKTFKGECGMSVASGFEYSSESNSWWLEADDILKIIQK from the coding sequence ATAGTAGATTCTAAAACGATTTTGATTACAGGCGGCACAGGGAGCTTTGGCAAAAAGTGCGTAGAGATACTCTTAAAACAGCATAATCCTAAAAAAATTATCGTTTATAGCCGCGATGAGCTAAAGCAATATGAAATGGCACAGATGTTTAATGATAAGAGAATGCGCTATTTTATCGGTGATGTGCGGGATTTATCACGTCTTGAGGTAGCCCTTAGTGGTGTAGATATTTGTATCCACGCAGCAGCCCTAAAGCACGTGCCGATTGCAGAATACAATCCTATGGAGTGCATTAAAACTAATATTGATGGCGCGAGTAATGTTATTAGCGCGTGTTTAAGCAATAATGTCAAGCATATCATCGCCCTAAGCACAGATAAAGCGGCAAATCCCATCAATCTCTATGGCGCTACTAAGCTGTGTTCGGATAAACTTTTTATCACAGCAAATAATATCAAGGGGAGCAAGGATTCAAAATTTAGCGTGGTGCGCTATGGCAATGTCGTAGGCTCACGCGGTTCTGTTATTCCATTTTTTCAAAAGCTAATTAAAGATGGCGCCACAGAACTGCCTATCACTGATGAACGTATGAGCCGATTCTTTATCACTTTAGAATCTGGGGTAAATTTTGTGCTAGAGAGTTTAGAGCGAATGCACGGAGGAGAAATTTTTATCCCCAAGATTCCAAGCATAAAGATTACTCAACTTGCTAAAACTCTCGCCCCGCATTTGCCTCATAAAATTATTGGTATCCGTCCGGGAGAAAAACTACACGAAGTGATGGTGCCTCGTGATGATTCTCATTTGTGCGTAGAATTTGATAGATTTTTCATCATTATGCCAACGATTAATTTCCAAACACCAATCAATTATCATAAAACGTTTAAAGGCGAGTGTGGCATGAGTGTAGCCTCTGGATTTGAGTATAGTAGTGAGAGCAATTCGTGGTGGCTTGAAGCTGATGATATTCTCAAAATTATTCAAAAATGA
- the rrpB gene encoding MarR family transcription factor RrpB, with translation MNAYVSPCPVETSLNLIGNKWKLIIIRDLLSGTKRFGELKKLASETKNQNISQNVLTQNLRELEAAKLIKRKVYPQVPPKVEYSLTELGQSLESVLDALKSWGEKYQDSH, from the coding sequence ATGAATGCCTATGTTTCACCCTGTCCTGTGGAGACAAGCCTCAATCTTATTGGTAACAAATGGAAGCTTATCATCATACGCGATTTACTCAGTGGCACAAAGCGATTTGGGGAGCTTAAAAAACTAGCGAGTGAGACAAAAAATCAAAATATATCCCAAAATGTGCTCACACAGAATCTACGAGAACTTGAAGCAGCAAAGCTCATTAAGCGCAAGGTATATCCGCAAGTGCCACCAAAAGTGGAGTATTCTCTCACAGAGCTAGGGCAAAGCCTAGAGAGTGTGCTTGATGCGCTTAAAAGTTGGGGAGAGAAATATCAAGATTCACATTAA
- the coaBC gene encoding bifunctional phosphopantothenoylcysteine decarboxylase/phosphopantothenate--cysteine ligase CoaBC, protein MQHIFTNKKILICISGSIAVYKMLDCISQLYKYGAEIKVVMSDEACKFVNPLSFETLSHHIVLVESNQSWANADTEGINHIAYAKWADIVLIAPATANTIAKIACGIADSVLLSTLLAAPAPKILAPAMNTAMLYAPQTQRNLATLAQMDYHIIPSRSGVLACGDEGDGALADIDEIIFTLAQALTTRSTFWDKREVIISGGGSKENIDEVRYISNHSSGKQASALALALFTLGARVTLISSAFPLKLPLAIKCVNVQDVQSFDNAINNALHTIDSKKKPIVFMAAALADYAPPSQKGKLKKAQIGEILQLTCHKTKDILASIPPDIAYKVGFKAEIDDLEAQNYAQDMLQAKSAQMVCLNVISEENPFGNDNNSIQLITHKGVETLKGSKFKVALGIAVSLESLLK, encoded by the coding sequence ATGCAGCATATTTTCACAAACAAAAAAATCCTTATTTGCATTAGCGGCAGCATTGCTGTATATAAAATGCTTGATTGTATTTCACAGCTTTATAAATACGGCGCAGAGATAAAAGTTGTTATGAGCGATGAAGCCTGTAAGTTTGTGAATCCTCTTAGTTTTGAAACCCTAAGCCATCACATCGTCCTTGTTGAATCTAATCAAAGCTGGGCAAATGCAGATACAGAGGGCATTAATCATATCGCTTATGCTAAATGGGCGGATATTGTGCTTATCGCTCCGGCAACGGCTAATACCATTGCAAAAATCGCCTGTGGTATAGCAGATTCTGTCTTGCTTAGCACACTTCTAGCCGCTCCCGCGCCAAAGATTCTAGCTCCCGCGATGAATACAGCTATGCTCTATGCCCCTCAAACACAACGCAATCTCGCTACATTAGCACAAATGGATTATCACATTATCCCTTCACGCTCGGGTGTGCTTGCCTGTGGCGATGAGGGAGATGGCGCACTTGCGGATATTGATGAGATTATTTTTACCCTAGCTCAAGCCCTCACTACAAGGAGCACATTTTGGGATAAGAGAGAGGTGATTATTAGCGGTGGTGGCTCAAAGGAGAACATTGATGAGGTGCGCTATATCTCTAATCACAGCAGCGGCAAACAGGCAAGTGCATTGGCCTTAGCGCTTTTTACATTGGGTGCGAGGGTAACGCTTATCTCAAGTGCCTTTCCGTTAAAACTCCCTCTGGCTATCAAATGTGTGAATGTCCAAGATGTGCAATCCTTTGATAATGCTATAAATAACGCCCTCCACACTATAGATTCCAAGAAAAAGCCTATTGTGTTTATGGCAGCAGCTCTCGCAGACTATGCCCCACCATCTCAAAAGGGCAAACTCAAAAAAGCACAAATAGGTGAGATTCTACAGCTTACCTGCCATAAGACAAAAGATATTCTTGCCTCTATTCCACCTGATATTGCCTATAAAGTGGGCTTTAAGGCGGAGATTGATGACTTAGAGGCACAAAACTACGCACAAGATATGTTACAAGCAAAGTCCGCTCAAATGGTGTGTTTAAATGTGATTAGCGAGGAAAATCCCTTTGGGAATGATAATAACAGCATACAGCTCATCACACATAAGGGCGTAGAAACGCTTAAAGGCTCAAAGTTTAAAGTGGCTTTAGGGATTGCTGTAAGTTTAGAATCCCTCCTTAAGTGA
- a CDS encoding urease accessory protein UreD, with product MSNFPQKSVLELITKVGADNKNIIDKVFFTPPFKIIQPLEYGDFAEIMLLCVSAGLMKDDTQEIHLRIGEKSKILLSTQSYEKIHNTQDGKAQRNTQIVVEKDAFLRYSPLPCIPFENSSFEAHTNVFLHEDCRFYYDEIFCAGRVAIGETFAFKQFASKIALYAQNKLIFFENMRLIPAQMPLQSLCMFYHHTHLLSYIIFDKSIDKEALKAKVLDSKLNAGISSHGDVILIKALANESEILLDFKESLLK from the coding sequence ATGAGTAACTTTCCGCAAAAAAGTGTGCTAGAGCTCATAACAAAGGTAGGAGCAGATAATAAAAATATCATAGATAAAGTATTTTTCACTCCACCTTTTAAAATTATACAGCCCCTAGAGTATGGGGATTTTGCCGAGATTATGCTGCTGTGTGTCTCTGCTGGGTTAATGAAAGATGATACGCAAGAAATACACTTACGCATAGGTGAAAAAAGCAAAATACTCCTTAGCACCCAAAGCTATGAGAAAATACATAATACACAAGATGGCAAAGCCCAAAGAAACACGCAAATAGTCGTAGAAAAAGATGCTTTTTTGCGCTATTCTCCTCTGCCTTGCATTCCTTTTGAAAATTCCTCCTTTGAGGCACATACAAATGTATTTTTACACGAGGATTGTAGATTCTATTATGATGAAATCTTTTGTGCGGGTAGGGTTGCGATAGGTGAGACATTTGCTTTTAAACAATTTGCTTCAAAAATTGCCCTTTATGCTCAAAATAAACTTATATTTTTTGAAAATATGAGGCTTATCCCTGCGCAAATGCCACTTCAAAGCCTTTGTATGTTTTATCATCATACACATCTTTTAAGCTACATTATCTTTGATAAAAGCATAGATAAGGAGGCATTAAAGGCTAAGGTTTTAGATTCAAAGCTTAATGCCGGCATAAGCTCTCACGGAGATGTTATACTTATTAAAGCTCTAGCCAATGAAAGTGAAATCTTGCTTGATTTTAAAGAAAGTCTATTGAAATAG
- a CDS encoding ferritin, whose product MISNEIVKLLNEQIAKEMYAANLYLSMSSWCYENSFDGAGLFLFQHADEESRHAKRLITYLNETDSKVSIGQVAAPESNFNGLLDVFEKTYAHEQKITQSINDLVDFTLKNKDYSTFNFLQWYVSEQHEEEALFRGIVDKIKLIGSKDDGPYLADRFIKDLAK is encoded by the coding sequence ATGATTTCAAATGAAATTGTAAAATTGCTCAATGAGCAAATCGCAAAAGAAATGTATGCGGCTAATCTCTATTTGAGTATGAGCTCTTGGTGCTATGAAAATAGCTTTGATGGTGCAGGGTTGTTTTTATTCCAACACGCCGATGAGGAAAGCAGACACGCTAAACGTCTTATCACTTATTTGAATGAAACAGATTCAAAAGTAAGCATTGGGCAAGTAGCCGCTCCAGAATCTAACTTTAATGGCTTACTTGATGTGTTTGAAAAAACTTACGCCCACGAGCAAAAAATCACTCAATCTATTAATGATTTGGTAGATTTTACACTCAAAAACAAAGATTATTCTACATTTAATTTCTTGCAATGGTATGTCAGCGAACAGCACGAAGAGGAAGCACTTTTCCGCGGTATCGTAGATAAAATTAAGCTTATTGGTTCTAAAGATGATGGTCCCTATCTTGCAGATAGATTCATCAAAGATCTTGCGAAGTAA
- a CDS encoding AmiS/UreI family transporter, translating to MLALVLLYVGAVLINNGICRLSNIDAKTTAIMNLFVAFLSITTSIILVICASATSAEIQSFYAAAMSLLFGFTYLFIACNLLFNLDLRAYGWYSLFVALNTIPAALLSYGESFQEKAFMCIWLAWGVLWFIGFVECVLKITLKWTPYLAILEGIFTALIPAWLFFLGYWH from the coding sequence ATGCTAGCTCTTGTTTTACTCTATGTTGGGGCTGTGCTTATTAATAATGGCATTTGCCGCTTAAGTAATATTGATGCAAAAACCACAGCTATTATGAATCTTTTTGTCGCTTTTTTATCCATCACTACAAGCATTATTCTTGTAATATGCGCGAGCGCAACCTCTGCTGAGATTCAGTCTTTTTATGCAGCGGCGATGAGCTTACTTTTTGGATTTACGTATTTGTTTATCGCTTGTAATTTGCTTTTTAACCTCGATTTAAGGGCGTATGGCTGGTATAGCCTATTTGTAGCGCTAAATACTATCCCCGCGGCTTTACTTAGCTATGGTGAGAGCTTTCAAGAAAAGGCTTTTATGTGCATATGGCTTGCTTGGGGAGTGCTATGGTTCATAGGTTTTGTAGAATGTGTACTTAAAATTACATTGAAATGGACGCCTTATTTGGCAATTTTAGAGGGTATTTTCACAGCTTTAATCCCTGCTTGGCTGTTCTTTTTGGGATATTGGCATTGA
- the rmuC gene encoding DNA recombination protein RmuC, protein MNLLINLIESLMTTPMIMFCFFLPYNNILDLALSADHNIYQYAYSKKIYLVTPHTLFMALKTIHISWTYIQREKSVQSAFKEINAFYEKFATAIESFQGIQKHFKSLGDDIDKLDKQLVSGRGNLCGKFESLKNFGATPKKNLPNVEGE, encoded by the coding sequence ATGAACTTGCTGATAAACCTTATAGAGAGTTTAATGACTACACCTATGATTATGTTTTGCTTTTTTTTACCATACAACAATATCTTAGACCTAGCACTCTCGGCAGACCATAACATTTATCAATATGCGTATAGCAAAAAAATATACTTAGTTACTCCTCATACACTTTTTATGGCATTAAAGACTATTCATATAAGCTGGACATACATTCAACGAGAAAAAAGTGTGCAAAGCGCATTTAAAGAGATTAATGCTTTTTATGAAAAGTTTGCCACTGCAATTGAAAGTTTTCAGGGCATTCAAAAACATTTCAAATCTTTAGGAGACGATATTGACAAGCTAGATAAGCAACTTGTGAGTGGCAGAGGGAACTTGTGTGGCAAATTTGAGTCGCTTAAAAATTTTGGAGCTACACCTAAGAAAAACCTACCCAATGTTGAAGGAGAGTAA
- a CDS encoding NAD(P)-dependent oxidoreductase codes for MKIAILCASGKSGRCVLEAALRANLEIVAFVRNRAKADFPANVKLVEKDIFALDSQDLQGFDVIVDAFAEWVNLELHIKHIKHLVQILQGNKARFIIVGGARSLYMESSHTTRLMDTPDFPAEYLGVAKATADVLAFIRTQDSLNWLYISPAAIYDFEGAESGKYEIIGEEFKLNAQNQSYISYKDYALALIEIATNTNFESKYAKRRISLLAK; via the coding sequence ATGAAAATAGCGATTTTATGTGCGAGTGGTAAAAGTGGCAGATGTGTATTAGAAGCAGCATTAAGGGCAAACTTGGAGATTGTGGCATTTGTCCGTAATCGCGCAAAGGCGGATTTCCCCGCAAATGTAAAGCTTGTAGAAAAGGATATTTTCGCATTAGATTCACAAGATTTGCAGGGCTTTGATGTGATTGTCGATGCCTTTGCTGAATGGGTCAATTTAGAGCTGCATATAAAGCATATCAAGCATTTAGTGCAGATTTTGCAAGGCAATAAGGCGCGATTTATCATCGTGGGCGGTGCGAGAAGTCTCTATATGGAGAGTTCGCACACTACAAGGCTTATGGATACGCCTGATTTTCCAGCTGAATATTTAGGCGTGGCAAAGGCTACGGCTGATGTGCTAGCATTTATCCGCACACAAGATTCTCTTAATTGGCTTTATATCTCCCCTGCGGCGATATATGACTTTGAGGGGGCAGAGAGTGGCAAATACGAGATTATAGGCGAGGAATTTAAGCTAAATGCGCAAAATCAAAGCTATATTAGTTACAAAGATTATGCTCTAGCGCTTATTGAGATTGCTACAAACACAAATTTTGAAAGCAAATATGCTAAGAGGCGCATTTCACTCCTTGCAAAATAA
- a CDS encoding urease accessory protein UreE — translation MIIVEKICGNIKHIDSTALKIDEVKIEWFDSYKKIARLTSQGNKLIGLKLTKTSGLNDGDILALENSEAIVVSIIPTSAICVGLHDLGSVAHFCYEIGNLHAPLFFAQNTQEFHTPFEPVVQRMLERLKIDFQKKPCILESKNRLQSLFMKEPQMLYSPNFEIAFKKA, via the coding sequence TTGATAATTGTAGAAAAAATTTGTGGCAATATCAAGCATATAGATTCTACAGCACTTAAAATTGATGAAGTAAAAATAGAATGGTTTGATTCGTATAAGAAAATCGCTCGTCTTACATCTCAAGGCAATAAACTCATAGGATTAAAACTTACTAAAACATCTGGCTTAAATGATGGAGATATACTTGCCCTAGAAAATAGTGAAGCGATAGTTGTCTCTATTATCCCCACTTCTGCCATTTGCGTGGGTTTGCACGACTTGGGAAGTGTGGCTCACTTTTGCTATGAGATTGGGAATCTCCACGCTCCTTTATTCTTTGCACAAAATACGCAAGAGTTTCACACACCCTTTGAACCAGTGGTGCAAAGAATGCTTGAAAGGCTTAAGATAGATTTTCAAAAAAAGCCCTGCATTTTAGAATCTAAAAATAGGCTCCAAAGTCTCTTTATGAAAGAACCACAGATGCTTTATAGTCCAAATTTCGAAATTGCATTTAAAAAGGCTTAA
- a CDS encoding helix-turn-helix domain-containing protein, which yields MQNGFGNATQEEILAFHTRISRKIRSLREERGVSQLDLALDIGIKSVAFYSNCENNRYGKHFNLEHCYKIAKSLEVDITEFFMP from the coding sequence ATGCAAAATGGCTTTGGTAACGCCACGCAAGAAGAGATTCTAGCCTTTCATACACGCATATCACGTAAGATTCGCTCTTTACGTGAGGAGCGGGGAGTCTCGCAGCTTGACTTAGCTCTTGATATAGGCATTAAATCCGTAGCCTTTTATTCTAATTGTGAGAATAATCGCTATGGCAAACACTTCAACCTAGAGCATTGCTACAAAATCGCTAAATCCCTTGAAGTAGATATTACAGAGTTTTTTATGCCTTAA
- the rmuC gene encoding DNA recombination protein RmuC, with the protein MIYFAITCVLILAVICVYKFVSTHTEKIKIETKYEELEIEIERLSKEKYAMKEVCDIAQETKIKLEAENKHKNERIEELLRQAEQMNKDKNTIEENYSTIHEYKIKLEADNKDKEVQICNLNKNIGELEEHIEQIRKENQSIKDDNARFKATNEANEKRTNELNNDIEREKAQHKDMFESIQKGLEKYIKLQDDNVLKKVELIFNRDSKKALDDVFIPIKKTIQEYSVNLRENEANLKGQIKSVFEYARTTTESLSKILKGDKKVRGNFGEIQLKNVLENSGLIEGEQYKLQTHFKDGNKGYKPDAVVFLDGGAENDNKRRNIIIDSKFPLPDDLTLTSDSDMELESRIAKEIAKNLKYRIDELADKPYREFNDYTYDYVLLFFTIQQYLRPSTLGRP; encoded by the coding sequence ATGATCTATTTTGCAATTACGTGTGTTCTAATATTAGCAGTTATTTGTGTTTATAAATTTGTTAGCACACATACAGAAAAAATTAAAATTGAAACAAAATACGAAGAGTTGGAAATAGAAATTGAAAGACTGAGCAAAGAAAAATATGCAATGAAAGAGGTTTGCGATATTGCACAAGAAACAAAAATAAAGCTTGAGGCAGAAAATAAACACAAAAATGAACGTATCGAAGAATTGTTAAGGCAGGCTGAGCAGATGAATAAAGATAAAAACACTATTGAAGAAAATTACAGCACCATACACGAATACAAGATAAAACTTGAAGCAGACAATAAAGATAAAGAAGTGCAAATTTGTAATTTAAATAAAAATATTGGAGAACTAGAAGAACATATAGAACAAATAAGAAAAGAAAATCAAAGCATAAAAGATGATAATGCAAGATTTAAGGCGACAAATGAGGCAAATGAAAAACGTACTAATGAATTAAATAACGATATCGAGAGGGAAAAAGCACAACATAAAGATATGTTTGAAAGTATTCAAAAAGGACTAGAAAAATACATTAAACTACAAGATGATAATGTACTCAAGAAAGTGGAACTGATATTTAATAGGGATTCTAAAAAAGCATTAGATGATGTTTTTATACCTATTAAAAAGACTATCCAAGAATATTCGGTTAATTTGAGAGAAAATGAAGCCAATCTAAAAGGACAGATTAAAAGTGTGTTTGAATATGCTAGAACAACTACAGAATCATTAAGCAAGATTCTTAAAGGAGACAAAAAGGTAAGAGGCAATTTTGGAGAAATACAGCTTAAAAATGTTTTAGAAAATAGTGGGCTTATTGAGGGTGAGCAATATAAACTTCAAACACATTTCAAAGACGGAAACAAAGGATATAAGCCCGATGCTGTAGTATTCTTAGATGGTGGTGCAGAAAATGATAATAAAAGGCGGAATATTATTATTGATTCTAAATTTCCTTTACCCGATGACTTAACGTTAACTTCAGATTCTGATATGGAGCTGGAAAGTCGTATAGCAAAGGAGATAGCTAAAAACCTGAAATATCGTATAGATGAACTTGCTGATAAACCTTATAGAGAGTTTAATGACTACACCTATGATTATGTTTTGCTTTTTTTTACCATACAACAATATCTTAGACCTAGCACTCTCGGCAGACCATAA
- the ureG gene encoding urease accessory protein UreG codes for MVKIGVCGPVGSGKTALIEALTRAMSEEYSLAVITNDIYTKEDAQFLSKNSILPQERIIGVETGGCPHTAIREDASMNLEALDELLERFPELDIVFIESGGDNLSATFSPELADFTIFVIDVCAGDKIPRKGGPGITRSDLLLINKIDLASYVGASLEVMKNDTQKMRGDRAFLFTNIRQKEGIADVIEWIKTYALLEK; via the coding sequence ATGGTAAAAATAGGCGTATGCGGACCAGTAGGAAGTGGCAAAACAGCACTTATAGAAGCACTCACACGAGCAATGAGCGAGGAATACTCTCTCGCAGTGATTACAAATGATATTTACACAAAAGAAGATGCGCAATTTTTGAGCAAAAATTCCATTTTACCACAGGAGAGAATTATAGGTGTAGAGACAGGAGGCTGCCCTCATACAGCTATTAGGGAGGACGCCTCTATGAATCTTGAAGCTTTAGATGAGCTTTTAGAGCGCTTTCCTGAACTTGATATTGTGTTTATAGAAAGTGGGGGAGATAATCTCTCTGCTACCTTTAGCCCAGAACTCGCCGATTTTACGATATTTGTTATTGATGTTTGCGCGGGAGATAAGATCCCAAGAAAGGGGGGACCGGGCATTACACGATCCGATTTATTGCTTATTAATAAAATTGACTTAGCTTCGTATGTAGGAGCAAGTCTAGAAGTGATGAAAAATGATACACAAAAAATGAGAGGGGATAGGGCATTTCTCTTTACAAATATCCGCCAAAAAGAGGGGATTGCAGATGTAATAGAGTGGATAAAAACTTATGCCCTTTTAGAAAAATAA